A part of Biomphalaria glabrata chromosome 3, xgBioGlab47.1, whole genome shotgun sequence genomic DNA contains:
- the LOC106056849 gene encoding ras-related protein Rab-1A — protein sequence MSTMNPDYDYLFKLLLIGDSGVGKSCLLLRFADDTYTESYISTIGVDFKIRTIELDGKTIKLQIWDTAGQERFRTITSSYYRGAHGIIVVYDVTDQESFNNVKQWLQEIDRYASENVNKLLVGNKSDLTTKKVVDFTTAKEYADTLGIPFLETSAKNATNVEQAFMTMAAEIKNRMGPMTAASDSKPSVKINSSTPVNANKGGCC from the exons ATGTCCACAATGAACCCCGACTA tgATTACCTCTTCAAACTTTTGCTTATCGGAGACTCTGGAGTGGGTAAATCATGCTTGCTTCTGCGTTTCGCT GATGATACATATACAGAAAGCTATATCAGTACTATTGGTGTAGACTTT aaaATTCGAACAATAGAATTAGATGGGAAAACAATTAAACTACAAATT tggGATACTGCAGGACAAGAAAGGTTCAGAACAATCACTTCCAGTTATTATAGAGGAGCTCATGGCATCATTGTCGTTTATGATGTAACAGATCAG gAGTCTTTCAATAATGTGAAGCAGTGGCTTCAAGAAATTGACAGATATGCCAGTGAAAATGTCAACAAGTTATTAGTAGGAAATAAGAGCGAtttgacaacaaaaaaagttgttgaTTTTACTACAGCCAAG GAATATGCAGACACATTAGGTATACCATTCTTGGAAACCAGTGCTAAAAATGCTACCAATGTAGAACAAGCATTTATGACCATGGCGGCAGAAATTAAGAACAGAATGGGCCCAATGACAGCTGCATCTGACAGTAAACCAAGTGTGAAGATCAATTCTAGCACTCCTGTGAATGCAAATAAAGGTGGCTGCTGTTAA